The following coding sequences are from one Gadus macrocephalus chromosome 3, ASM3116895v1 window:
- the LOC132454771 gene encoding deleted in malignant brain tumors 1 protein isoform X4 codes for MGARSLIVLLLIHTAARTCSAQVNNQATMGEVRLVNGGSSSCSGRVEIFIQGQWGTVCDDGWGLPDAQVVCRQLGCGRGLSAESRARFGQGQGPIFLDDINCSGNESNLTQCGHSGLGSHNCNHHEDAGVVCEGETTENSVADGEVRLVNGGSSSCSGRVEIFIWGQWGTVCDDGWGLPDAQVVCRQLGCGNALFASQEAFFGPGQGLIGLDDIHCIGHESNLTQCGHRGLGSHDCSHHEDAGVVCEGETTENSVADGEVRLVNGGSSSCSGRVEIFIQGQWGTVCDDGWGLPDAQVVCRQLGCGRGLSAESRARFGQGQGPILLDDINCSGNESNLTQCGHSGLGSHNCDHHEDAGVVCEGEATENSVADGEVRLVNGGSSSCSGRVEIFIWGQWGTVCDDGWGLPDAQVVCRQLGCGRGLSAERRARFGQGQGPILLDDINCSGNESNLTQCGHSGLGSHDCSHHEDAGVVCEGETTENSVADGEVRLVNGGSSSCSGRVEIFIQGQWGTVCDDGWGLPDAQVVCRQLGCGRGLSAESRARFGQGQGPIFLDDINCSGNESNLTQCGHSGLGSHNCDHHEDAGVVCEGEATENSVADGEVRLVNGGSSSCSGRVEIFIWGQWGTVCDDGWGLPDAQVVCRQLGCGRGLSAERRARFGQGQGPIFLDDINCSGNESNLTQCGHSGLGSHDCSHHEDAGVVCEGETTENSVADGEVRLVNGGSSSCSGRVEIFIQGQWGTVCDDGWGLPDAQVVCRQLGCGRGLSAESRAHFGQGQGPIFLDDINCSGNESNLTQCGHSGLGSHNCDHHEDAGVVCEGETTENSVADGEVRLVNGGSSSCSGRVEIFIQGQWGTVCDDGWGLPDAQVVCRQLGCGRGLSAESRARFGQGQGPIFLDDINCSGNESNLTQCGHSGLGSHNCDHHEDAGVVCEDTTRHIGSNISVAPTPEASAVYDVLQ; via the exons ATGGGAGCAAGGAGCCTGATTGTGCTGCTGCTTATCCACACAGCTGCCAGGACATGCTCAG CACAAGTCAACAACCAAGCCACTATGGGAGAAgtccgtctggtcaatggagggaGCAGCTCCTGCtctggcagggtggagatctttatccagggccagtggggcacagtttgtgacGATGGCTGGGGCCTTCCAGATGCCCAGGTGgtgtgtagacagctgggctgtgggagggggctgtctgcagaaagcagagcccgttttggacaaggaCAAGGGCCCATCTTCTTGGATGACATCAACTGTAGCGGGAATGAATCAAacctcacacagtgtggccacagtgggcTGGGGTCCCACAACTGCAATCACCATGAAGATGCTGGTGTtgtctgtgaag gtgaaacGACAGAAAACTCTGTGGCTGATGGTGAAgtccgtctggtcaatggagggaGCAGCTCCTGCtctggcagggtggagatcttcatctggggccagtggggcacagtttgtgacGATGGCTGGGGCCTTCCAGATGCCCAGGTGGTGTGTAGGCAGCTGGGCTGTGGGAATGCACTGTTTGCATCACAAGAAGCCTTTTTTGGACCTGGCCAAGGGCTTATAGGATTGGATGATATCCACTGCATCGGCCACGAATCAAacctcacacagtgtggccacaggGGGCTGGGGTCCCACGACTGCAGTCACCATGAAGACGCTGGTGTtgtctgtgaag GTGAAACAACAGAAAACTCTGTGGCTGATGGTGAAgtccgtctggtcaatggagggaGCAGCTCCTGCtctggcagggtggagatctttatccagggccagtggggcacagtttgtgatgatggctggggccttccagatgcccaggtggtgtgtagacagctgggctgtgggagggggctgtctgcagaaagcagagcccgttttggacaaggaCAAGGGCCCATCCTCTTGGATGACATCAACTGTAGCGGGAATGAATCAAacctcacacagtgtggccacagtgggctggggtcccacaactgcgATCACCATGAAGATGCTGGTGTtgtctgtgaag GTGAAGCAACAGAAAACTCTGTGGCTGATGGTGAAgtccgtctggtcaatggagggaGCAGCTCCTGCtctggcagggtggagatctttatctggggccagtggggcacagtttgtgatgatggctggggCCTTCCAGATGCCCAGGTGGTGTGTAGgcagctgggctgtgggagggggctgtctgcagaaaggagagcccgttttggacaaggaCAAGGGCCCATCCTCTTGGATGACATCAACTGTAGCGGGAATGAATCAAacctcacacagtgtggccacagtgggcTGGGGTCCCACGACTGCAGTCACCATGAAGATGCTGGTGTtgtctgtgaag GTGAAACGACAGAAAACTCTGTGGCTGATGGTGAAgtccgtctggtcaatggagggaGCAGCTCCTGCtctggcagggtggagatctttatccagggccagtggggcacagtttgtgatgatggctggggccttccagatgcccaggtggtgtgtagacagctgggctgtgggagggggctgtctgcagaaagcagagcccgttttggacaaggaCAAGGGCCCATCTTCTTGGATGACATCAACTGTAGCGGGAATGAATCAAacctcacacagtgtggccacagtgggctggggtcccacaactgcgATCACCATGAAGATGCTGGTGTtgtctgtgaag GTGAAGCAACAGAAAACTCTGTGGCTGATGGTGAAgtccgtctggtcaatggagggaGCAGCTCCTGCtctggcagggtggagatctttatctggggccagtggggcacagtttgtgatgatggctggggCCTTCCAGATGCCCAGGTGGTGTGTAGgcagctgggctgtgggagggggctgtctgcagaaaggagagcccgttttggacaaggaCAAGGGCCCATCTTCTTGGATGACATCAACTGTAGCGGGAATGAATCAAacctcacacagtgtggccacagtgggcTGGGGTCCCACGACTGCAGTCACCATGAAGATGCTGGTGTtgtctgtgaag GTGAAACGACAGAAAACTCTGTGGCTGATGGTGAAgtccgtctggtcaatggagggaGCAGCTCCTGCtctggcagggtggagatctttatccagggccagtggggcacagtttgtgatgatggctggggccttccagatgcccaggtggtgtgtagacagctgggctgtgggagggggctgtctgcagaaaGCAGAGCCCATTTTGGACAAGGACAAGGGCCCATCTTCTTGGATGACATCAACTGTAGCGGGAATGAATCAAacctcacacagtgtggccacagtgggctggggtcccacaactgcgATCACCATGAAGATGCTGGTGTtgtctgtgaag GTGAAACGACAGAAAACTCTGTGGCTGATGGTGAAgtccgtctggtcaatggagggaGCAGCTCCTGCtctggcagggtggagatctttatccagggccagtggggcacagtttgtgatgatggctggggccttccagatgcccaggtggtgtgtagacagctgggctgtgggagggggctgtctgcagaaagcagagcccgttttggacaaggaCAAGGGCCCATCTTCTTGGATGACATCAACTGTAGCGGGAATGAATCAAacctcacacagtgtggccacagtgggctggggtcccacaactgcgATCACCATGAAGATGCTGGTGTtgtctgtgaag ATACAACTCGTCATATTGGCTCAAACATATCCGTTGCTCCAACGCCGGAGGCGAGCGCTGTATATGATGTTCTTCAGTGA
- the LOC132454771 gene encoding deleted in malignant brain tumors 1 protein isoform X3: MGEVRLVNGGSSSCSGRVEIFIQGQWGTVCDDGWGLPDAQVVCRQLGCGRGLSAESRARFGQGQGPIFLDDINCSGNESNLTQCGHSGLGSHNCNHHEDAGVVCEGETTENSVADGEVRLVNGGSSSCSGRVEIFIWGQWGTVCDDGWGLPDAQVVCRQLGCGRGLSAERRARFGQGQGPILLDDINCSGNESNLTQCGHSGLGSHNCNHHEDAGVACEGETTENSVADGEVRLVNGGSSSCSGRVEIFIWGQWGTVCDDGWGLPDAQVVCRQLGCGNALFASQEAFFGPGQGLIGLDDIHCIGHESNLTQCGHRGLGSHDCSHHEDAGVVCEGETTENSVADGEVRLVNGGSSSCSGRVEIFIQGQWGTVCDDGWGLPDAQVVCRQLGCGRGLSAESRARFGQGQGPILLDDINCSGNESNLTQCGHSGLGSHNCDHHEDAGVVCEGEATENSVADGEVRLVNGGSSSCSGRVEIFIWGQWGTVCDDGWGLPDAQVVCRQLGCGRGLSAERRARFGQGQGPILLDDINCSGNESNLTQCGHSGLGSHDCSHHEDAGVVCEGETTENSVADGEVRLVNGGSSSCSGRVEIFIQGQWGTVCDDGWGLPDAQVVCRQLGCGRGLSAESRARFGQGQGPIFLDDINCSGNESNLTQCGHSGLGSHNCDHHEDAGVVCEGEATENSVADGEVRLVNGGSSSCSGRVEIFIWGQWGTVCDDGWGLPDAQVVCRQLGCGRGLSAERRARFGQGQGPIFLDDINCSGNESNLTQCGHSGLGSHDCSHHEDAGVVCEGETTENSVADGEVRLVNGGSSSCSGRVEIFIQGQWGTVCDDGWGLPDAQVVCRQLGCGRGLSAESRAHFGQGQGPIFLDDINCSGNESNLTQCGHSGLGSHNCDHHEDAGVVCEGETTENSVADGEVRLVNGGSSSCSGRVEIFIQGQWGTVCDDGWGLPDAQVVCRQLGCGRGLSAESRARFGQGQGPIFLDDINCSGNESNLTQCGHSGLGSHNCDHHEDAGVVCEDTTRHIGSNISVAPTPEASAVYDVLQ; encoded by the exons ATGGGAGAAgtccgtctggtcaatggagggaGCAGCTCCTGCtctggcagggtggagatctttatccagggccagtggggcacagtttgtgacGATGGCTGGGGCCTTCCAGATGCCCAGGTGgtgtgtagacagctgggctgtgggagggggctgtctgcagaaagcagagcccgttttggacaaggaCAAGGGCCCATCTTCTTGGATGACATCAACTGTAGCGGGAATGAATCAAacctcacacagtgtggccacagtgggcTGGGGTCCCACAACTGCAATCACCATGAAGATGCTGGTGTtgtctgtgaag GTGAaacaaccgaaaactctgtggCTGATGGTGAAgtccgtctggtcaatggagggaGCAGCTCCTGCtctggcagggtggagatctttatctggggccagtggggcacagtttgtgatgatggctggggccttccagatgcccaggtggtgtgtagacagctgggctgtgggagggggctgtctgcagaaaggagagcccgttttggacaaggaCAAGGGCCCATCCTCTTGGATGACATCAACTGTAGCGGGAATGAATCAAacctcacacagtgtggccacagtgggcTGGGGTCCCACAACTGCAATCACCATGAAGATGCTGGTGTTGcctgtgaag gtgaaacGACAGAAAACTCTGTGGCTGATGGTGAAgtccgtctggtcaatggagggaGCAGCTCCTGCtctggcagggtggagatcttcatctggggccagtggggcacagtttgtgacGATGGCTGGGGCCTTCCAGATGCCCAGGTGGTGTGTAGGCAGCTGGGCTGTGGGAATGCACTGTTTGCATCACAAGAAGCCTTTTTTGGACCTGGCCAAGGGCTTATAGGATTGGATGATATCCACTGCATCGGCCACGAATCAAacctcacacagtgtggccacaggGGGCTGGGGTCCCACGACTGCAGTCACCATGAAGACGCTGGTGTtgtctgtgaag GTGAAACAACAGAAAACTCTGTGGCTGATGGTGAAgtccgtctggtcaatggagggaGCAGCTCCTGCtctggcagggtggagatctttatccagggccagtggggcacagtttgtgatgatggctggggccttccagatgcccaggtggtgtgtagacagctgggctgtgggagggggctgtctgcagaaagcagagcccgttttggacaaggaCAAGGGCCCATCCTCTTGGATGACATCAACTGTAGCGGGAATGAATCAAacctcacacagtgtggccacagtgggctggggtcccacaactgcgATCACCATGAAGATGCTGGTGTtgtctgtgaag GTGAAGCAACAGAAAACTCTGTGGCTGATGGTGAAgtccgtctggtcaatggagggaGCAGCTCCTGCtctggcagggtggagatctttatctggggccagtggggcacagtttgtgatgatggctggggCCTTCCAGATGCCCAGGTGGTGTGTAGgcagctgggctgtgggagggggctgtctgcagaaaggagagcccgttttggacaaggaCAAGGGCCCATCCTCTTGGATGACATCAACTGTAGCGGGAATGAATCAAacctcacacagtgtggccacagtgggcTGGGGTCCCACGACTGCAGTCACCATGAAGATGCTGGTGTtgtctgtgaag GTGAAACGACAGAAAACTCTGTGGCTGATGGTGAAgtccgtctggtcaatggagggaGCAGCTCCTGCtctggcagggtggagatctttatccagggccagtggggcacagtttgtgatgatggctggggccttccagatgcccaggtggtgtgtagacagctgggctgtgggagggggctgtctgcagaaagcagagcccgttttggacaaggaCAAGGGCCCATCTTCTTGGATGACATCAACTGTAGCGGGAATGAATCAAacctcacacagtgtggccacagtgggctggggtcccacaactgcgATCACCATGAAGATGCTGGTGTtgtctgtgaag GTGAAGCAACAGAAAACTCTGTGGCTGATGGTGAAgtccgtctggtcaatggagggaGCAGCTCCTGCtctggcagggtggagatctttatctggggccagtggggcacagtttgtgatgatggctggggCCTTCCAGATGCCCAGGTGGTGTGTAGgcagctgggctgtgggagggggctgtctgcagaaaggagagcccgttttggacaaggaCAAGGGCCCATCTTCTTGGATGACATCAACTGTAGCGGGAATGAATCAAacctcacacagtgtggccacagtgggcTGGGGTCCCACGACTGCAGTCACCATGAAGATGCTGGTGTtgtctgtgaag GTGAAACGACAGAAAACTCTGTGGCTGATGGTGAAgtccgtctggtcaatggagggaGCAGCTCCTGCtctggcagggtggagatctttatccagggccagtggggcacagtttgtgatgatggctggggccttccagatgcccaggtggtgtgtagacagctgggctgtgggagggggctgtctgcagaaaGCAGAGCCCATTTTGGACAAGGACAAGGGCCCATCTTCTTGGATGACATCAACTGTAGCGGGAATGAATCAAacctcacacagtgtggccacagtgggctggggtcccacaactgcgATCACCATGAAGATGCTGGTGTtgtctgtgaag GTGAAACGACAGAAAACTCTGTGGCTGATGGTGAAgtccgtctggtcaatggagggaGCAGCTCCTGCtctggcagggtggagatctttatccagggccagtggggcacagtttgtgatgatggctggggccttccagatgcccaggtggtgtgtagacagctgggctgtgggagggggctgtctgcagaaagcagagcccgttttggacaaggaCAAGGGCCCATCTTCTTGGATGACATCAACTGTAGCGGGAATGAATCAAacctcacacagtgtggccacagtgggctggggtcccacaactgcgATCACCATGAAGATGCTGGTGTtgtctgtgaag ATACAACTCGTCATATTGGCTCAAACATATCCGTTGCTCCAACGCCGGAGGCGAGCGCTGTATATGATGTTCTTCAGTGA